The following proteins are encoded in a genomic region of Trichoplusia ni isolate ovarian cell line Hi5 chromosome 18, tn1, whole genome shotgun sequence:
- the LOC113503091 gene encoding la-related protein 6: protein MEGTPPSHGLPEPDEGIAHDRRPSTDDHADLSDSASDTGSGGGKDSGCEVTAEQQEPPYTPPDDELAHRIVSQVEFYFSDANITKDAFLLKHVRRNKEGYVSLKLISSFKRVKHLTKDWRVVAEALKRSTKLEINELGTKLRRIDPLPAYDETTPSRTVVAVRMPIERPSVENVSRLFASCGEIALVRVLRPGNPVPADVRQFLNKNPSLVNCVCALVEFTESESAREALRLQNPEDDGMRVYELNGVPREPKRKAPARRPPPRRHECEYSSCCSGSEAEYDYRYGTPYYRRNSSGFFAPRSPEIQTWVPRRPSTCSHSSDSGVSFYCSSRRLSQASSGSASSGEGWLARRLSGCSLAGADCGGGRRLSCAPRLEPRAPLVPDGTRGFHAAARQRRISDLALYSR from the coding sequence ATGGAGGGGACCCCTCCCAGCCACGGACTGCCCGAGCCCGACGAGGGCATCGCCCACGACCGCCGCCCATCCACCGACGACCACGCCGACCTGTCCGACTCCGCCTCGGACACGGGCTCCGGCGGCGGCAAGGACTCCGGCTGCGAAGTCACCGCCGAACAGCAGGAGCCGCCCTACACGCCGCCCGACGACGAGCTCGCGCACAGGATCGTCTCGCAGGTCGAGTTCTACTTCTCCGACGCCAACATCACCAAGGACGCCTTCCTTCTGAAGCACGTCAGGAGGAACAAGGAAGGGTACGTGTCCCTTAAACTGATCTCCAGCTTCAAGCGAGTCAAGCACCTCACTAAGGACTGGAGAGTGGTCGCCGAAGCACTCAAGCGGTCTACAAAGTTAGAAATTAATGAATTGGGAACAAAACTACGCAGGATAGACCCGCTTCCGGCGTACGATGAAACTACACCGTCTAGGACTGTGGTGGCCGTGCGGATGCCCATCGAGCGTCCCTCCGTAGAGAATGTGTCGCGGCTGTTCGCGAGCTGCGGCGAGATAGCGCTCGTGAGGGTGCTGCGCCCCGGCAATCCGGTGCCTGCGGACGTTCGTCAGTTCCTCAACAAGAACCCTAGTTTGGTTAATTGTGTGTGTGCGTTAGTTGAGTTCACTGAATCTGAATCAGCGAGAGAAGCGCTGCGCCTTCAGAACCCTGAGGACGACGGCATGAGAGTGTATGAGTTGAACGGTGTCCCTAGAGAGCCCAAGAGGAAGGCCCCagcgcgccggccgccgccgcgccgccacgAGTGCGAGTACTCGTCGTGCTGCAGCGGCTCCGAGGCGGAGTACGACTACCGCTACGGGACTCCGTACTACCGGCGGAACTCGAGCGGGTTCTTCGCGCCGCGCTCGCCGGAGATCCAGACGTGGGTGCCGCGGCGGCCGTCCACGTGCAGCCACAGCTCGGACTCGGGCGTGTCGTTCTACTGCAGCTCGCGGCGCCTGTCGCAGGCCAGCTCGGGCAGCGCCAGCAGCGGCGAGGGCTGGCTGGCGCGGCGCCTGTCGGGCTGCTCGCTGGCGGGCGCGGACtgcggcggcggccggcgcctGTCGTGCGCGCCGCGCCTGGAGCCGCGCGCGCCGCTGGTCCCCGACGGCACGCGCGGCTTccacgccgccgcccgccagcgcCGCATCTCGGACCTCGCGCTCTACTCGCGCTAG